Proteins encoded within one genomic window of Diorhabda sublineata isolate icDioSubl1.1 chromosome 1, icDioSubl1.1, whole genome shotgun sequence:
- the LOC130449293 gene encoding glucose dehydrogenase [FAD, quinone]-like, which produces MAIFSCIPFLIGLSISIATCSSPEPDPKSTYFENFSKGLAEMERIASEYEYKEKNFEDEKRNVTASKEFDFIIIGAGPSGAALANRLSEVPEWKVLLLEAGYVETTISQTPSMSKYLQTTPYDWSYTTTEQKHSCLGMENNKCSIKYGKVLGGITSVDNMIYTRGNHKDYDKWADLGLKKWCWNDVLPYFKKIEDFHVPDFDRKHHTLGGPVYVEHFHHSNGLGKHILEAAHELNIKTIDYNGKEQLGVSLPQATTRDGHRNSVAQTYLAQTVTRPNLEVLLGAQALQILISPHTKEAYGVKFLQEGHLLVGKATKEIILAAGSVNTPQLLLLSGIGPKEQLEALKIEPVADLNVGSSLKDQMSFIGLNFHYNESFKIPDKHEIVEEFLKHAKGPLTTPGIEAIGFLKTEASKESLDYPDIQFLVTKDDLENGEQFQRTNRIKKEIHDEIYPKSNFFNVEVTLLHPKSIGDIKLHDNDPLHHPLINTNSLTDFDDRDIDSLVAGIKKAIELAKTDTLQKLDVHLSDNHIPGCDKNNHDEYWKCAVRHLAVNKGHITGTAKMGTEEDENAVVDENLKVRGIHKLRVADASVIPVTISGNLVAPSIMIGEKAADLIKDEWK; this is translated from the exons ATGGCAATTTTTTCTTGCATTCCGTTTCTCATCGGTTTATCCATATCTATCGCAACATGTTCGTCACCAGAACCAGATCCTAAAAGtacatatttcgaaaatttttcgaAAGGACTTGCCGAAATGGAACGAATCGCGTCTGAATAtgaatacaaagaaaaaaattttgaagatgaaaaaCGTAATGTAACAG CTTCCAAAGAAttcgattttataattattggaGCGGGACCTTCTGGCGCGGCTTTGGCAAACAGACTTTCAGAAGTACCAGAATGGAAGGTACTACTTTTAGAGGCGGGTTACGTGGAAACTACAATATCTCAAACGCCTTCAATGTCCAAATATCTACAGACGACGCCTTACGATTGGAGCTATACAACCACGGAACAGAAACATTCGTGTTTAG GTATGGAAAACAATAAATGTTCTATCAAATATGGAAAAGTCCTTGGCGGTATCACGTCGGTCGATAACATGATTTACACTAGAGGAAATCATAAAGATTACGATAAATGGGCCGATCTCGGATTAAAAAAATGGTGTTGGAATGACGTATTACcttatttcaagaaaattgaagatttcCACGTTCCAGATTTCGACAGAAAACATCACACTTTAG GTGGCCCCGTATATGTGGAACATTTCCATCATTCCAATGGATTAGGGAAACATATTTTGGAGGCGGCTCACgaattaaacataaaaacaatcGATTATAATGGTAAAGAACAACTAGGAGTATCTCTACCTCAAGCAACTACACGCGACGGTCATAGAAACAGTGTTGCTCAAACGTATCTAGCTCAAACCGTGACTAGGCCGAACTTAGAGGTACTTCTAGGAGCTCAAGCTCTACAAATATTGATCAGTCCGCATACAAAGGAAGCCTACGGagtgaaatttttacaagaagGTCATTTATTGGTAGGCAAAGCTactaaagaaattattttggcAGCTGGATCAGTGAATACACCACAATTACTTTTACTTtcag GTATTGGACCGAAAGAGCAGCTTGAGGCCTTAAAAATTGAACCAGTAGCCGATTTAAACGTTGGTAGTAGTTTGAAAGATCAAATGAGTTTTATAGGACTCAACTTTCACTATAACGAAAGCTTTAAAATACCTGATAAACATGAAATAGTTGAAGAATTTTTGAAACACGCTAAAGGTCCTTTAACAACACCCGGTATTGAAGCTATAGGGTTCTTAAAAACGGAAGCATCGAAAGAAAGTTTGGATTATCCTGACATACAGTTTCTAGTAACAAAAGACGATCTTGAAAACG GTGAGCAATTCCAACGTACTAATCGTATCAAAAAAGAAATCCACGACGAAATATACcccaaatcaaattttttcaacgtGGAAGTAACCCTCCTTCATCCAAAATCGATTGGGGATATAAAACTCCACGATAACGATCCCCTTCACCATCCTCTAATCAACACCAATTCTTTAACCGATTTCGATGATCGAGATATCGATTCTTTGGTTGCGGGAATAAAAAAAGCGATCGAATTAGCGAAAACTGATACTTTACAAAAATTAGACGTTCATCTTAGCGATAATCACATACCCGGTTGCGATAAAAACAATCACGATGAATATTGGAAATGCGCTGTAAGACATTTGGCTGTTAATAAAGGACATATCACTGGAACCGCTAAAATGGGTACAGAAGAAGATGAAAATGCCGTAgtagatgaaaatttgaaagtcAGGGGAATACACAAATTGAGAGTAGCTGATGCCAGTGTGATACCTGTAACTATTTCGGGAAATTTGGTTGCCCCATCGATTATGATCGGAGAAAAAGCTGCAGATTTGATAAAGGATGAATGGAAATAG